A window of the Salvelinus fontinalis isolate EN_2023a chromosome 26, ASM2944872v1, whole genome shotgun sequence genome harbors these coding sequences:
- the LOC129824587 gene encoding polymeric immunoglobulin receptor-like, with product MVFTWEPQVILVILLVLTLKVVLLLAAVWGVRTAELITVEGYKGGKAEIRCPYREEWRSHQKFLCKGSKMECITFLVDNDIETEDKEWTSKWRYSLHDDKGVRVFIVTITNMMSDDAGTYWCGVERFGLDPEVYGDWCCENPTEGTGSEEVTGYEERSVSIHCMYNEKNEDNEKYFCKANTQSKCLVDVKVTTTKSQNGRFSLFDNRTAGAFTVTITRLTQEDAGRYLCGIQNNHTIDTLSAVQLDIKSKTVL from the exons atggtgttcac CTGGGAGCCACAAGTCATCTTGGTTATCCTGCTGGTCCTCACACTGAAGGTTGTCCTCCTCTTAG CTGCTGTGTGGGGTGTGCGTACAGCAGAGTTGATCACAGTGGAAGGATATAAGGGGGGCAAGGCAGAGATCAGATGCCCctatagagaggagtggaggagccaCCAGAAGTTCCTCTGTAAAGGAAGcaaaatggagtgtataacatttTTGGTAGACAATGATATTGAGACTGAGGATAAAGAATGGACCTCTAAATGGAGATACTCCCTACATGATGACAAAGGGGTCAGGGTCTTCATTGTGACCATCACCAACATGATGTCAGATGATGCTGGAACATACTGGTGTGGAGTGGAACGATTTGGACTGGACCCTGAAGTGTATGGAG ATTGGTGTTGTGAAAACCCCACTGAAGGGACAGGCTCTGAAGAAGTGACAGGCTATGAAGAACGGTCAGTCTCCATCCATTGTATGTATAATGAAAAAAATGAAGACAATGAGAAATACTTCTGCAAAGCGAATACACAATCTAAGTGTCTAGTTGATGTAAAAGTGACAACAACCAAAAGCCAGAATGGGAGGTTCTCACTGTTCGACAACAGGACAGCCGGAGCCTTCACCGTGACCATCACCAGACTAACCCAAGAGGATGCTGGGAGATATCTCTGTGGCATACAGAACAACCACACAATCGATACCCTGTCAGCAGTCCAGCTTGATATCAAGAGTAAGACTGTTCTGTAA